From the Vicinamibacteria bacterium genome, one window contains:
- the yidC gene encoding membrane protein insertase YidC — protein sequence MEERRLLLAVALSLLVLTAYSLLFPSSPRRPVPAAEASPSARPPVPPAPTPSPGPSRATPPPEVKVAAVAPVADERERRVEVTGRDMTLAFTNRGARVVSWRLARFMDPGGKPEEMVQALASGPRPLDIETGDPALDLRLREALFRPSAESVILPGAGTATLSFDYAEGDVTAQKTLIFEGQDYLVKVRASARRGGQELPTKILWGPGVGNPSAAEMEVQGYEAPHGVALTDSGVERLPTDKLPPPGRALAGARWVGVESHYFAALFIPPGERGTAEIRAISLPTGEDGKPRKAPLVALDLGPGAGPAWLYVGPKDYHELSRLDHRLNQVVPVGEWIGPIVVPFMGLLRWVHSHVGNYGWSIVVLTLLINAAMAPFRHYSIANGLKMTKLAPEMKVIQERYRKVPLLDPKRQDMQEEMAALYARHGMSMQTQMMVGCLPLLLTMPFLIAFYRVLSVSIELRGATFLWIPDLSQKDPLFLTPVLMGISMFAMQRMTPTAMDPAQQKIMMIMPLMLMGMFLWAPAGLNLYWLASNLCSIVQQATTLSILRAGEAGPKRERKRR from the coding sequence ATGGAAGAACGCCGTCTCCTGCTGGCCGTGGCCCTCTCGCTGCTCGTTCTCACGGCCTACAGCCTCCTGTTCCCGTCCTCGCCCCGGCGGCCGGTCCCCGCGGCGGAGGCGAGCCCCTCTGCCCGTCCCCCCGTACCACCCGCACCCACCCCGAGCCCGGGGCCGAGCCGTGCCACCCCGCCGCCCGAGGTCAAAGTGGCCGCTGTCGCCCCCGTGGCGGACGAACGGGAGAGGAGGGTGGAGGTGACGGGCCGCGACATGACGCTGGCCTTCACCAACCGGGGGGCCCGGGTCGTGTCCTGGCGCCTGGCCCGGTTCATGGACCCGGGGGGCAAGCCCGAGGAGATGGTACAGGCGCTGGCTTCCGGGCCGCGCCCCCTGGACATCGAGACCGGGGATCCCGCCCTCGACCTCCGGCTGCGCGAGGCCCTCTTCCGGCCCTCCGCCGAGTCCGTCATCCTCCCGGGGGCGGGGACGGCCACGCTCAGCTTCGACTACGCGGAGGGGGACGTCACGGCCCAGAAGACCCTGATCTTCGAGGGCCAGGACTACCTCGTCAAGGTGAGGGCGTCCGCGCGGCGCGGAGGCCAGGAGCTGCCCACCAAGATCCTGTGGGGGCCGGGGGTCGGCAACCCCTCCGCCGCCGAGATGGAGGTCCAGGGCTACGAGGCCCCCCACGGCGTGGCTCTGACCGACAGCGGGGTGGAGCGGCTCCCCACCGACAAGCTGCCCCCCCCCGGCCGCGCCCTCGCGGGCGCCCGCTGGGTCGGGGTGGAGAGCCACTACTTTGCTGCCCTCTTCATCCCCCCCGGGGAGCGGGGCACGGCGGAGATCCGGGCCATCAGCCTTCCCACGGGTGAGGACGGGAAGCCCCGCAAGGCGCCCCTGGTCGCCCTCGACCTCGGCCCGGGAGCGGGCCCGGCCTGGCTCTACGTGGGGCCGAAGGACTATCACGAGCTCTCCCGCCTCGACCACCGCCTGAACCAGGTGGTACCGGTCGGAGAGTGGATCGGCCCCATCGTCGTCCCCTTCATGGGCCTGCTGCGCTGGGTGCACAGCCACGTGGGCAACTACGGCTGGTCGATCGTGGTCCTCACCCTTCTCATCAACGCGGCCATGGCCCCGTTCCGGCACTACAGCATCGCCAACGGCCTCAAGATGACCAAGCTGGCCCCCGAGATGAAGGTCATCCAGGAGCGCTACCGCAAGGTGCCCCTCCTGGACCCCAAGCGCCAGGACATGCAGGAGGAGATGGCCGCTCTTTACGCCCGGCATGGGATGAGCATGCAGACCCAGATGATGGTGGGCTGCCTGCCCCTGCTCTTGACCATGCCCTTCCTGATCGCGTTCTACCGCGTGCTGAGCGTGTCCATCGAGCTCCGGGGGGCCACCTTCCTCTGGATCCCGGACCTCAGCCAGAAGGACCCCCTGTTCTTGACCCCCGTCCTCATGGGCATCTCCATGTTCGCGATGCAGAGGATGACGCCCACCGCCATGGACCCCGCCCAGCAGAAGATCATGATGATCATGCCCCTGATGCTTATGGGCATGTTCCTGTGGGCTCCCGCCGGCCTCAACCTCTACTGGCTGGCCAGCAACCTCTGCTCGATCGTCCAGCAGGCCACCACCCTCTCCATCCTGCGGGCGGGGGAGGCGGGCCCCAAGCGGGAGCGCAAACGACGGTGA
- a CDS encoding RsmG family class I SAM-dependent methyltransferase, which yields MTGRRAVAEHGPALRALGLPEPALEALEAYLGLLAAWSARVNLTGARGPAERVGLLVAPVLPLLPLLVPGRLLDVGSGNGSPGLVLALLRPELAVTLLEPRARRWAFLKEAARAAGRPDIEVLRLRHDAYPGPPAQTLSLRGLALPLRELGGLVAEGGRVVVLGRAPKGEAPFVAESLARPPVHSFRRCST from the coding sequence ATCACCGGGAGGCGAGCCGTAGCCGAGCACGGCCCGGCCCTCCGCGCCCTCGGTCTCCCCGAGCCCGCCCTAGAGGCCCTCGAGGCGTACCTCGGGCTCCTGGCCGCCTGGAGCGCGCGGGTGAACCTGACGGGGGCGCGCGGTCCGGCGGAGCGGGTGGGGCTCCTGGTGGCCCCCGTCCTTCCCCTCCTCCCCCTCCTCGTCCCCGGGCGTCTCCTGGATGTGGGGTCGGGCAACGGCTCCCCCGGCCTCGTCCTCGCCCTCCTGCGCCCCGAGCTCGCGGTGACCCTCCTGGAGCCCCGCGCACGCCGTTGGGCGTTCTTGAAGGAGGCGGCCCGCGCCGCGGGACGGCCCGACATCGAGGTCCTGCGGCTCCGCCACGACGCCTACCCCGGCCCCCCCGCGCAAACCCTGTCCCTACGGGGGCTGGCCCTGCCCCTCCGCGAACTGGGGGGGCTCGTGGCGGAGGGGGGCCGGGTGGTGGTCCTGGGCCGTGCGCCCAAGGGGGAGGCGCCCTTCGTCGCGGAGAGCCTCGCCCGCCCCCCCGTGCACTCGTTCCGGCGGTGTTCCACGTGA
- a CDS encoding R3H domain-containing nucleic acid-binding protein: MKDRMFSGRDVADALAAAGQALGLPAETLRYVVLEAGRPGGLGVSPSPARIAVLLDGSPAPPTPKPAEPRPPGDPRAGIRAVVRALGEAAGIDLTAEIEEGDEGLRVRLGGSDQRFFLEEEGEVLRATEHLLIRMFARDVAPRWIVVECEGYREQREETLRATALELAAAVTADGKARTSPALNAYERRIVHLALAEVKGVVTYSVGEGGDRRVTVAPAEAPPGSPGGEP, translated from the coding sequence GTGAAGGACCGGATGTTCTCCGGTCGGGACGTGGCGGACGCGCTGGCCGCGGCCGGCCAGGCCCTCGGCTTGCCGGCGGAGACGTTGCGCTACGTCGTGCTCGAAGCCGGCCGTCCGGGGGGCCTCGGGGTCAGCCCGAGCCCGGCCCGGATCGCCGTGCTCCTGGACGGCTCCCCCGCCCCGCCCACCCCGAAGCCCGCCGAACCCCGCCCACCCGGGGATCCGCGGGCGGGGATCCGGGCCGTCGTCCGCGCGCTGGGGGAGGCGGCGGGGATCGACCTGACGGCGGAGATCGAGGAGGGGGATGAGGGCCTCCGGGTCCGCCTGGGGGGCAGCGACCAAAGATTCTTCCTCGAGGAGGAGGGCGAGGTCCTGCGCGCCACCGAGCACCTCCTGATACGCATGTTCGCCCGGGACGTGGCCCCGCGGTGGATCGTCGTGGAGTGCGAGGGCTACCGCGAGCAGCGCGAAGAGACCCTGCGGGCGACGGCCCTGGAGCTGGCGGCGGCCGTGACCGCCGACGGAAAGGCCCGCACCAGCCCCGCCTTGAACGCCTACGAGCGGCGGATCGTTCACCTCGCCCTGGCCGAGGTCAAGGGGGTCGTGACCTACAGCGTGGGCGAGGGGGGCGACCGGCGGGTCACGGTAGCGCCCGCGGAGGCCCCGCCCGGATCACCGGGAGGCGAGCCGTAG
- the rnpA gene encoding ribonuclease P protein component, translated as MADRRGASFRPRQRLVRGAEFRRVLRRGVRLGGPLFLMVAVENDRGHHRLGLTVSRKVGKAADRNRVKRLLRESFRRSAQDVARGFDLVLVPRTEMVVRTQPEVDREYRERLRRLLARAGGPSRGAGAAAAD; from the coding sequence GGCCCCGCCAGCGGTTGGTGCGGGGGGCCGAGTTCCGCCGCGTCCTGCGCCGCGGGGTCCGGCTCGGAGGGCCGCTCTTCTTGATGGTGGCGGTGGAGAACGACCGCGGCCATCACCGCCTGGGCCTTACGGTCAGCCGCAAGGTGGGCAAGGCCGCGGATCGAAACCGGGTCAAGCGGCTGCTGCGCGAGAGTTTTCGCCGGAGCGCCCAGGATGTCGCGCGCGGCTTCGATCTCGTGCTCGTGCCCAGGACGGAAATGGTCGTAAGAACCCAGCCCGAGGTGGACCGTGAATACCGAGAGCGCCTCCGGCGCCTCCTGGCCCGGGCGGGGGGCCCGTCCCGCGGCGCGGGCGCTGCTGCTGCTGATTGA
- the yidD gene encoding membrane protein insertion efficiency factor YidD — protein MTLSPLIGGYCRFLPSCSVYAEEALLKHGARRGSLLTLRRLLRCHPFHPGGLDPVP, from the coding sequence GTGACCCTGTCCCCCCTCATCGGCGGCTACTGCCGCTTCCTGCCCAGCTGCAGCGTGTATGCCGAGGAAGCGCTCCTGAAACACGGAGCCCGGCGGGGCTCGCTGCTCACCCTTCGCCGCCTGCTCCGCTGCCATCCGTTCCACCCCGGGGGCCTCGACCCCGTTCCCTAG